The following are from one region of the Hymenobacter radiodurans genome:
- a CDS encoding FAD-dependent monooxygenase: MKFIIAGAGIGGLATALALRQQNHDVQVVEAATELREIGAGVVLGANAMQALDRLGVHDAVRAAGFPITRISLLDRHGRILNDIDTTPFTRRLGYENLAIHRADLQRILLANLPPDVVQLGKSLERFEEKDNHVTAYFTDGEHLEAQALIGADGIRSRVRRQLLPFSQPRYAGYTCWRGVIEAQSLNLPAGRSTETWGGNGRFGVVPLGNGQVYWFACINSAQAQNPQYRAFQLADLQRHFADYHSPIPELLALTTNEQVIWGDIIDLKPLGRFNFGRVLLLGDAAHATTPNMGQGAGQAVEDAAVLASCLVQANGIESAFQAFDTQRRPRTTRIVNQSWQLGKVAQMEQPWLVGLRNAVMRRVPATVNNHQMAFLYETDI; this comes from the coding sequence ATGAAATTCATCATCGCTGGGGCAGGAATTGGGGGATTAGCTACGGCGTTGGCCTTGCGCCAGCAGAACCACGACGTACAGGTAGTGGAAGCTGCGACTGAGCTGCGCGAAATCGGGGCGGGCGTAGTGTTGGGCGCCAATGCCATGCAGGCGCTCGACCGTTTGGGCGTGCACGATGCCGTGCGTGCTGCGGGTTTCCCCATTACTCGGATTAGCTTGCTGGATCGCCACGGCCGTATCCTCAATGACATTGATACCACGCCCTTCACCCGCCGCCTCGGCTATGAAAACCTAGCCATTCACCGCGCCGACTTACAACGGATTCTGCTGGCAAATTTGCCCCCCGACGTCGTACAGCTAGGCAAGTCGCTGGAACGGTTTGAGGAAAAAGACAACCACGTAACTGCCTATTTCACCGATGGTGAGCATCTGGAAGCGCAGGCGTTGATTGGCGCTGATGGTATTCGGTCGCGAGTGCGGCGGCAGCTACTGCCCTTTTCGCAGCCGCGCTACGCGGGCTACACCTGCTGGCGGGGCGTAATAGAAGCACAGTCGCTGAACTTGCCCGCAGGTCGCTCTACCGAAACCTGGGGCGGCAACGGACGCTTTGGCGTGGTGCCGTTAGGCAACGGACAGGTGTATTGGTTTGCCTGCATTAATAGCGCCCAAGCGCAAAATCCACAGTACCGCGCTTTCCAGTTAGCCGATTTGCAGCGGCATTTTGCCGACTACCACTCCCCTATTCCCGAGCTGCTGGCACTCACTACAAATGAGCAAGTTATCTGGGGCGATATTATTGATTTGAAGCCATTGGGGCGCTTTAACTTTGGCCGAGTGCTGCTCCTTGGCGATGCAGCCCACGCCACTACACCCAACATGGGGCAGGGCGCGGGCCAAGCCGTAGAGGATGCTGCCGTATTAGCGAGTTGTCTGGTGCAAGCCAACGGCATTGAGTCCGCCTTTCAGGCCTTTGATACCCAGCGTCGGCCGCGCACAACTCGCATTGTCAATCAATCGTGGCAGTTAGGTAAAGTGGCCCAGATGGAACAGCCGTGGCTGGTGGGCCTGCGCAATGCCGTAATGCGCCGCGTGCCCGCCACCGTAAATAATCATCAGATGGCTTTCCTGTACGAAACGGATATCTAG
- a CDS encoding endonuclease/exonuclease/phosphatase family protein encodes MPDLDAPLWILLAHGLVLLLSVAALVGTLLPLLRAEAWWIRVFDFPRLQIVGLALLTLAGGLVLEWHKLPDYWGIGLLLALAAAVVYQLVRIVPYTPLASKQVGDSTELDNDGRHLSLAVMNVLQFNKKGKEALAELERIDPDIIMAVETDKWWLEQLRPLEKTHPYTCHEPLDNTYGLLFFSRLPVRDCHIKYLLDDDVPSLHTHVQLPDGKTWIRLYGLHPKPPAPQEAKTSTKRDAELLLVGKEIEKKDEPTVVFGDMNDVAWSHTSELFRRISGLMDPRVGRGLLPTFHADYSLLRWPLDHVFVSPDFKVDDIQRLNYVGSDHFPIYIKLSYEPHDKHIQKENAEQADAEDHEEAAEKIKDGFQEEREEELEEAAGADQKKELTT; translated from the coding sequence ATGCCTGACCTCGATGCACCACTTTGGATTCTGCTTGCGCACGGCCTCGTGCTGCTGCTTTCGGTTGCGGCACTAGTAGGCACACTTCTTCCTCTGCTTCGCGCGGAGGCCTGGTGGATACGGGTATTTGACTTTCCGCGTCTGCAAATTGTCGGTTTGGCCCTCCTGACTCTTGCCGGCGGATTGGTATTGGAATGGCACAAATTGCCTGACTATTGGGGCATCGGGCTCTTGTTGGCTCTGGCTGCAGCCGTGGTGTATCAACTGGTTCGTATTGTGCCTTATACACCGCTAGCGAGCAAGCAAGTGGGCGACAGTACGGAGCTTGATAATGACGGCCGCCACTTAAGTCTGGCCGTTATGAATGTGCTGCAATTCAATAAGAAAGGCAAAGAAGCGCTGGCTGAGCTGGAGCGCATCGATCCGGATATTATCATGGCGGTGGAGACGGATAAATGGTGGCTGGAGCAACTGCGGCCGCTGGAGAAAACCCATCCGTACACCTGTCACGAGCCGCTCGATAACACCTACGGCCTGCTGTTCTTCTCGCGCCTCCCCGTCCGCGACTGCCACATCAAGTACCTGCTCGACGATGATGTACCTTCCCTGCATACGCACGTGCAGCTACCTGATGGCAAAACCTGGATTCGGCTGTATGGCTTGCACCCCAAGCCGCCAGCACCCCAAGAAGCCAAAACCAGCACCAAGCGTGATGCGGAGTTGCTGCTGGTGGGCAAAGAAATAGAGAAGAAAGACGAGCCTACGGTTGTGTTTGGCGATATGAACGACGTGGCATGGTCACACACGTCCGAGCTGTTTCGGCGCATCAGCGGTCTGATGGACCCACGCGTGGGCCGCGGTCTGCTCCCTACTTTCCACGCCGACTATTCCCTTTTGCGCTGGCCCCTCGACCACGTATTCGTGTCGCCCGACTTCAAAGTAGACGACATTCAACGGCTCAATTACGTCGGCTCCGACCATTTTCCCATCTACATCAAGCTTAGCTACGAACCGCACGATAAGCATATTCAGAAGGAGAATGCCGAGCAAGCCGACGCTGAGGACCACGAAGAGGCCGCCGAAAAGATTAAGGATGGCTTCCAGGAGGAGCGCGAAGAGGAGTTAGAGGAAGCCGCTGGCGCCGACCAAAAGAAAGAGTTGACTACCTAG
- the purE gene encoding 5-(carboxyamino)imidazole ribonucleotide mutase codes for MSTNAPATPSPVEETRDTPIVGIIMGSQSDIKVMMAAAELLRQFNIPHEFTLVSAHRTPHRLIEYAESARKRGLRVIIAGGGGAAHLPGMVASFTTIPVIGVPINSTTSIRGLDSTLSMLQMPTGVPVATVAIDGATNAAILATQILGLSNARLVDALEKYRTSLKDKVMRTIDELRKGGFNEE; via the coding sequence ATGAGCACCAACGCACCTGCTACTCCAAGTCCAGTTGAAGAAACCCGTGATACACCCATTGTGGGCATTATTATGGGCAGTCAGTCTGATATCAAAGTAATGATGGCCGCCGCTGAGCTGCTGCGGCAGTTCAATATTCCGCACGAGTTTACACTAGTATCGGCCCACCGCACCCCGCACCGCCTGATTGAGTATGCTGAATCGGCCCGCAAGCGCGGGCTGCGCGTGATAATTGCTGGTGGGGGAGGCGCGGCTCACCTGCCCGGCATGGTGGCTTCTTTTACTACCATCCCAGTTATAGGCGTGCCCATCAATTCCACTACCTCCATTCGCGGCCTCGACTCAACGCTGTCCATGCTGCAAATGCCAACCGGCGTACCCGTGGCCACCGTGGCTATTGATGGAGCCACCAATGCCGCTATTCTAGCTACCCAGATTCTGGGCCTGTCTAATGCTCGCCTGGTAGATGCGTTGGAAAAATACCGTACCTCGCTGAAGGATAAAGTAATGCGTACCATTGATGAGCTGCGAAAGGGTGGCTTTAACGAAGAATAG
- a CDS encoding MarC family protein: MEILLATFTTLFSVVNPFGAMPVFLTLTEEDSPQERRQIGLRACLYMIAVLTVSFFAGQYVLNFFGINIHHLRIAGGILLMRSAFDLLTPGGNRDRVSPAALEESMHKNDISFTPLAMPMLSGPGSIAVCISLFTERLSYFDMGLIFVGFVLVALAAYIILMSSLRLTRFLGRPGMAALARIMGFITLAIGVNFMATAIKALFQE; the protein is encoded by the coding sequence ATGGAAATTCTGCTTGCCACGTTCACTACGCTGTTTTCGGTCGTAAATCCGTTTGGAGCCATGCCCGTCTTTCTGACTTTAACAGAAGAAGACTCCCCCCAGGAACGGCGCCAAATTGGACTACGGGCCTGCCTTTACATGATAGCTGTGCTGACCGTGTCGTTTTTTGCGGGCCAGTATGTACTCAACTTTTTCGGCATCAATATTCACCATTTGCGCATCGCGGGGGGCATTTTGCTGATGCGCTCGGCCTTTGATCTGCTCACGCCTGGCGGCAACCGCGACCGAGTGTCGCCGGCCGCGCTGGAGGAGAGTATGCACAAGAACGATATTTCCTTCACCCCGCTGGCTATGCCGATGCTTTCCGGCCCAGGCTCTATTGCGGTGTGTATCAGCTTGTTCACGGAGCGCCTCAGCTACTTCGATATGGGCTTGATCTTCGTAGGCTTCGTGCTGGTGGCGCTGGCGGCTTATATTATTCTGATGTCGTCGCTGCGGCTCACCCGATTCTTGGGACGGCCTGGCATGGCTGCTCTGGCGCGAATTATGGGCTTTATTACGCTTGCCATCGGGGTCAATTTTATGGCTACGGCTATTAAGGCGCTGTTTCAGGAGTAG
- the hemE gene encoding uroporphyrinogen decarboxylase, producing the protein MIKNDLILRAARGEQTERTPVWLMRQAGRILPEYRALRARLSGFKELVETPDLAAEVTIQPVDALDVDAAIIFSDILVVPDAMGLTYEMVEARGPLFPETVRSAADIQKLRIADPEEHLGYVLEAIRVTKRALNGRVPLIGFAGAPWTILAYMVEGHGSKTFSKARRMLYAEPALAHQLLEKITATTIAYLQAQVQAGANLIQVFDSWAGILPPSHYREFSTRYIAQICEALPDVPVTVFAKGAFFALEDFAQLDCQTIGLDWNQDPRAARAIIGDNYTLQGNLDPCALYGSPEQVQAATIEMLRQFGPQRHIANLGHGVYPDTDPANVRVFIQTVKEFSALAREGTI; encoded by the coding sequence GTGATTAAAAACGACCTCATACTTCGGGCCGCCCGCGGCGAACAAACCGAGCGTACGCCCGTGTGGCTGATGCGCCAAGCTGGCCGTATTCTGCCTGAATATCGCGCCCTGCGTGCCCGCCTCAGCGGCTTTAAAGAACTGGTAGAAACGCCCGATCTAGCCGCTGAAGTCACGATTCAGCCCGTTGATGCGCTCGACGTCGACGCTGCCATCATCTTCTCCGACATTCTGGTGGTGCCCGATGCGATGGGCCTTACTTACGAGATGGTGGAAGCCCGCGGGCCGCTTTTCCCCGAAACCGTACGCTCCGCCGCCGACATTCAGAAGCTGCGCATCGCGGATCCGGAGGAGCATCTGGGTTATGTGCTGGAAGCTATTCGCGTTACCAAGCGCGCGCTGAATGGTCGGGTGCCGCTCATTGGTTTTGCCGGTGCTCCTTGGACTATTCTAGCGTATATGGTGGAGGGCCACGGCTCTAAAACGTTCTCTAAAGCGCGGCGCATGCTGTATGCCGAGCCGGCGTTAGCTCATCAGCTACTGGAGAAAATTACGGCTACCACTATCGCGTATTTGCAGGCGCAGGTGCAAGCGGGCGCTAATCTTATTCAGGTGTTCGACTCTTGGGCCGGGATTTTGCCCCCCAGTCATTACCGCGAGTTCAGCACCCGCTACATCGCCCAAATCTGTGAGGCGCTGCCCGATGTACCCGTGACGGTGTTTGCCAAAGGCGCTTTTTTCGCGCTGGAAGACTTCGCTCAGCTCGATTGTCAAACCATCGGCCTCGACTGGAACCAGGACCCCCGCGCCGCCCGCGCTATTATCGGCGACAACTATACGCTGCAAGGCAATCTCGACCCTTGTGCGCTCTACGGCTCCCCGGAGCAGGTGCAGGCCGCTACCATCGAGATGCTGCGCCAGTTTGGGCCTCAGCGCCACATCGCCAACCTCGGCCACGGCGTGTACCCCGATACTGATCCGGCGAATGTGCGCGTGTTTATCCAAACTGTGAAGGAGTTCAGCGCATTGGCCCGCGAGGGAACCATATAG
- a CDS encoding bifunctional heptose 7-phosphate kinase/heptose 1-phosphate adenyltransferase, translated as MPPTVPPTSLPELFAAFNRLTVLIVGDVMLDAYVWGKAGRISPEAPVPIVHVSRTEQRLGGAANVALNVQALGATPLLCAVVGEDAGGDQLLGLLEDKNLSAKGIVRSADRPTTVKQRILAAGQHLLRIDSEVETDLNATEAADLIARYEALLPQADVVVFEDYDKGVLNESLIQHFIAQARQRNIPTVVDPKRKNFLAYRYCTLFKPNLKELREGLKLDFNDTDADRPQFEAAVQRLRELLTPAIILVTLSERGVFSDAPATGRNYIPAHLRAISDVSGAGDTVISIAALCVALGLEAPVLAALANLGGGLVCEQVGVVPIEKDRLLEEAQEAGLLSVIVPTEGSVSI; from the coding sequence ATGCCCCCCACCGTACCGCCTACTTCGCTGCCCGAATTATTTGCTGCCTTCAACCGCCTCACGGTGCTCATTGTGGGCGATGTGATGCTGGATGCCTACGTTTGGGGCAAGGCTGGCCGCATTTCGCCCGAGGCGCCAGTGCCTATCGTGCACGTGAGCCGCACCGAGCAGCGTCTCGGCGGCGCGGCCAATGTGGCGCTGAATGTGCAGGCCCTTGGCGCGACGCCCTTGCTGTGCGCGGTGGTAGGTGAGGATGCCGGCGGCGACCAATTGCTAGGCTTGTTGGAAGATAAAAACTTGTCGGCGAAAGGCATTGTGCGCAGCGCCGACCGGCCAACCACCGTCAAGCAGCGCATCCTGGCTGCCGGCCAGCACCTGCTGCGCATCGACTCAGAAGTAGAAACTGACCTCAACGCTACCGAGGCCGCCGACCTCATTGCACGCTATGAGGCGCTGCTGCCCCAAGCCGACGTAGTGGTATTTGAAGATTACGACAAAGGCGTGCTCAATGAGAGTCTGATTCAGCATTTCATCGCGCAGGCCCGGCAGCGCAACATCCCAACCGTCGTTGACCCGAAGCGCAAAAACTTTCTGGCGTATCGCTATTGCACGCTCTTCAAGCCAAACCTGAAAGAGTTGCGCGAGGGCCTAAAGCTGGACTTCAACGATACCGACGCCGACCGTCCGCAGTTTGAGGCTGCCGTCCAGCGCCTGCGTGAGTTGCTCACGCCCGCCATTATTCTGGTCACGCTCTCTGAGCGCGGTGTATTCAGCGACGCACCGGCTACGGGTCGCAACTACATTCCTGCCCACTTACGCGCCATTTCCGACGTGTCAGGGGCCGGCGACACCGTTATCAGCATTGCTGCTTTATGCGTGGCCTTAGGACTGGAAGCGCCGGTGTTAGCCGCACTGGCAAACCTAGGTGGCGGGTTGGTTTGCGAGCAGGTTGGCGTAGTACCAATTGAGAAAGACCGATTGCTGGAAGAAGCTCAGGAAGCAGGCCTACTAAGCGTTATCGTACCAACAGAAGGGTCAGTTTCAATTTGA